One genomic segment of Effusibacillus lacus includes these proteins:
- a CDS encoding bacterial transcriptional activator domain-containing protein has translation MANQPDIWGPSGVAWLEANIGYDWPESLVLALEQKWEQSEEWILQCHPWKAFLLILRNYLTGDWAVAEGRLRRLIPVLARYGNANQMAASLSLLGLLRLDLQGWEPELEALHTQLKDEQTAGGDLGEILARFFFAQAAVINGRLSDADDFYKRMLHGEAVTDEAAKWVLGRVFEKMGLYLLRTGTHPMKMEWQLATDQWIKQFPSSLITDRLQRLDCHPVMAWRDSTAAQTLTGNLAGILIDRETEVAREILEAKNSLLPEKVALAKFLAKSYGDPFWIGQADRLTASEAPRPSIETGSGKMECRFTFFGTFQGYLSGGEELFPRRYGRKKVKQLLALLLLQPRYRMVKDVLTDRLFADEENIHSGNYLHVLMHRLRELFARATGVPDNWAMILDGMVALNENRIGGIDVEEYRKRASVGHQLWFDDPAAASELYDKSIGMYNPVVAPEFEYEDWIATLRVELANHQKRMLRRLWEYARENGQMERAVHYGELLLAADEWDLSVLRQLCKDWLLVGDRKRIADTCERYIHLLERESEEIPVWVLEQARSGQGR, from the coding sequence ATGGCGAACCAACCGGATATCTGGGGACCTTCCGGGGTTGCATGGCTGGAAGCAAACATTGGATACGATTGGCCGGAATCCCTTGTCCTTGCTTTGGAACAGAAATGGGAACAAAGTGAGGAATGGATTCTGCAGTGTCATCCCTGGAAAGCGTTTCTGCTGATTTTGCGCAATTATCTGACGGGGGACTGGGCCGTGGCGGAAGGCAGGCTTCGTCGATTGATCCCTGTGTTGGCAAGGTACGGAAATGCGAATCAAATGGCTGCTTCTCTTTCCTTGTTGGGCTTGCTTCGTTTGGATCTCCAGGGATGGGAACCCGAACTGGAAGCTTTGCACACGCAATTGAAGGATGAACAGACTGCAGGGGGAGATCTGGGCGAAATACTGGCACGGTTTTTCTTTGCCCAGGCCGCCGTTATAAACGGGAGATTGTCCGATGCAGACGATTTTTACAAAAGAATGTTGCACGGGGAAGCAGTAACGGACGAGGCTGCCAAATGGGTCTTGGGCCGCGTATTCGAAAAAATGGGCTTGTACCTGTTGAGAACGGGTACCCATCCAATGAAAATGGAATGGCAATTGGCAACAGACCAGTGGATCAAACAATTCCCTTCCTCCTTGATCACAGACAGATTGCAACGCTTAGATTGTCATCCGGTTATGGCATGGCGGGACTCAACAGCAGCGCAAACCCTGACTGGAAATCTGGCAGGGATCTTGATCGACCGGGAAACGGAAGTGGCCAGGGAGATTCTTGAAGCAAAGAATTCCTTGCTCCCCGAGAAAGTTGCATTGGCGAAGTTTCTGGCCAAATCCTACGGAGATCCTTTTTGGATCGGTCAGGCCGATCGATTGACCGCATCGGAAGCGCCCCGGCCTTCTATTGAGACGGGCTCCGGCAAGATGGAATGCCGGTTTACTTTCTTTGGCACGTTTCAGGGGTATCTTTCCGGTGGAGAGGAGCTGTTTCCCCGCCGTTACGGCCGCAAGAAAGTAAAACAACTGCTGGCGCTGCTCCTGCTGCAGCCGCGTTACCGCATGGTCAAGGACGTACTGACAGACCGGCTATTCGCCGATGAAGAGAATATTCATTCCGGCAATTATTTGCATGTGCTTATGCACCGGCTGCGGGAATTGTTCGCCAGAGCAACGGGTGTCCCAGACAATTGGGCGATGATTCTGGACGGAATGGTTGCGCTGAATGAGAACCGGATTGGCGGAATCGACGTGGAGGAATACCGGAAACGGGCATCGGTGGGCCATCAGTTGTGGTTTGACGATCCTGCGGCCGCATCCGAGTTGTATGACAAGTCGATTGGGATGTACAACCCCGTTGTGGCACCCGAGTTTGAATATGAGGACTGGATAGCAACGCTGCGTGTGGAACTGGCCAACCATCAGAAACGCATGCTGAGAAGGTTATGGGAATATGCCAGGGAAAACGGGCAAATGGAAAGGGCTGTCCACTACGGCGAACTGTTGCTGGCGGCCGATGAGTGGGATCTGTCCGTTCTCCGACAGCTTTGCAAGGATTGGCTGCTGGTTGGAGACAGAAAAAGGATAGCGGATACATGTGAACGCTACATCCACTTGTTGGAGAGGGAATCGGAAGAGATTCCCGTCTGGGTGCTGGAACAGGCCAGGAGTGGGCAGGGCAGGTAG
- a CDS encoding PP2C family protein-serine/threonine phosphatase has protein sequence MGKLQIQFLGLFVKVAALGAIISAIGLLNGDSLEYMLLYSFKMISLSSIGFVLIFMTIVKFLLGSLFDAFEQKLSAKDIYSPEQTVRMAQVCIRFPFNLFRGFLTFGILFAALYLVAEWWVNNSYLHYREWEWAWFFKNFLFKTALVWLLALMLYNGSRNILRPVLSWLAEANPVGLGLTMSFRWRIIGVMTSLTVMMGMQYMYLQIGLAGNERLLPALLGFFLLFLVLSYAFARSAVDDVVKDIDQVRTSLAEFNRLDFPQSTRRLKVESADEVGDLKVQFNSLQEKAEQYYERMSQELALANRVQTSLLPSSPLAAGLVRVEGRSASAADLGGDFFDYAMVDEQTVVVIIGDVSGKGLPAALVTSTVLGLFRAELQHGGTPSDLLDRMNSSISDVLMPGMYVTAGILAIHAESGEYSYASAGHLPPLLLSAKGLTEWETSSLPLGIDRHPPIPELTGVLEPGDRVVFYTDGILEARSPSGELAGFETVRQWVQAGSRTAGNLLQVVADALDTHRSSAIRQDDETIVVLHFGG, from the coding sequence GTGGGCAAGTTGCAAATTCAATTTCTCGGGCTCTTTGTCAAGGTGGCAGCCCTGGGGGCGATCATATCCGCCATCGGGTTGTTAAACGGGGACAGTCTCGAGTACATGCTGCTGTACAGTTTCAAAATGATCAGTCTGTCGAGCATCGGCTTTGTTCTGATTTTCATGACGATTGTCAAATTCTTGCTGGGCAGTCTGTTTGACGCATTTGAACAGAAACTCTCCGCCAAAGATATTTATTCACCTGAACAAACAGTCAGAATGGCTCAGGTTTGTATCCGTTTCCCCTTCAATCTGTTTCGCGGATTCCTGACTTTCGGAATCCTGTTCGCTGCTCTGTATCTGGTGGCCGAATGGTGGGTGAACAATTCCTACCTTCATTACCGGGAGTGGGAATGGGCCTGGTTCTTCAAGAACTTCCTGTTCAAGACCGCACTGGTATGGCTGTTGGCTTTGATGCTCTATAACGGATCCCGCAACATCTTGCGGCCCGTACTGTCATGGTTGGCCGAAGCCAACCCGGTAGGTTTGGGATTGACCATGTCCTTTCGCTGGCGAATCATTGGCGTGATGACTTCCCTGACGGTCATGATGGGCATGCAATACATGTATCTGCAGATTGGCCTTGCAGGCAACGAACGTCTGCTGCCTGCTTTGTTGGGTTTCTTTCTGCTGTTTCTGGTGCTTTCCTATGCTTTTGCCCGGTCGGCGGTGGATGATGTGGTGAAGGATATCGACCAGGTGCGAACCAGTCTGGCGGAGTTTAACCGCCTGGATTTCCCGCAATCCACCCGGCGGTTGAAAGTGGAAAGCGCCGACGAAGTGGGTGATCTGAAGGTTCAGTTTAACTCGCTGCAGGAAAAAGCGGAGCAATACTACGAGAGAATGTCGCAGGAGTTGGCTCTTGCCAACCGGGTGCAAACTTCCTTGCTGCCGTCCTCTCCGCTAGCCGCGGGGTTAGTGAGGGTGGAAGGACGTTCCGCAAGCGCGGCCGACCTGGGCGGTGATTTCTTCGATTATGCGATGGTAGACGAACAAACGGTGGTGGTGATCATTGGTGATGTGTCAGGCAAAGGGTTGCCCGCCGCCCTTGTGACGTCAACCGTGTTGGGATTGTTTCGGGCGGAACTCCAGCATGGCGGGACACCTTCCGACCTGCTGGACAGAATGAACAGTTCCATCAGCGATGTGCTGATGCCTGGAATGTATGTAACAGCGGGTATTCTGGCGATTCATGCAGAATCGGGGGAGTACAGTTATGCGAGTGCCGGCCATCTGCCACCTCTTCTCTTATCGGCCAAAGGGCTGACCGAATGGGAGACATCTTCCCTGCCGCTTGGGATCGACCGGCATCCTCCAATTCCCGAACTTACAGGTGTCTTGGAACCGGGTGACCGCGTGGTGTTCTATACAGACGGTATACTGGAGGCGAGATCGCCATCAGGGGAACTGGCAGGATTTGAAACGGTACGCCAATGGGTGCAAGCGGGGAGTCGGACAGCCGGGAATTTGCTTCAGGTGGTTGCAGACGCTTTGGACACACATCGTTCCTCGGCGATCCGACAGGACGATGAGACGATTGTGGTGCTGCATTTTGGCGGCTGA
- a CDS encoding ATP-binding protein has translation MEQKAKKCIQTSFPSRLGTEKTAMELIEPFLQQAGASLSRLEDIKTLVSEACLNAIEHGNAMDERKSYRLELQYEDNCLTIRVEDEGGRSRWSKSPQFQPIDRVMETDGEPRGWGLQIIDQLADAWQYHVSDHGTRFEITVNMQAEGGGGLSEYRS, from the coding sequence GTGGAACAGAAAGCCAAAAAGTGCATACAAACCTCATTTCCCAGCCGGCTTGGAACGGAAAAAACGGCCATGGAGCTGATTGAACCCTTCTTGCAACAAGCGGGAGCCAGCTTGAGCCGTTTGGAAGACATCAAAACTCTGGTGTCAGAGGCGTGTCTGAATGCAATTGAGCATGGCAACGCCATGGATGAAAGGAAAAGCTATCGTTTGGAACTGCAATACGAAGACAATTGTCTGACGATAAGGGTTGAAGACGAGGGCGGACGGAGCAGGTGGAGCAAATCGCCGCAGTTTCAGCCGATTGACCGTGTGATGGAGACTGATGGGGAACCCCGGGGATGGGGGCTGCAAATCATTGACCAGTTGGCGGACGCCTGGCAATATCACGTTAGTGACCACGGAACACGGTTTGAGATAACAGTAAACATGCAGGCAGAAGGGGGAGGCGGTCTCTCTGAATACCGGAGTTAG
- a CDS encoding STAS domain-containing protein gives MSTEHKGDIWVIRIQGELTRNEEQPFFQVYPWLNQTEDTKYILFDMTGLQYINSAGISLLIRFVREAQQRQHSSFAFGVSPHYQKIFRIVGLTAYMELFPDEYSAMETLNARSSFEQ, from the coding sequence TTGAGTACGGAACACAAAGGGGATATCTGGGTCATTCGCATTCAGGGTGAATTGACGCGAAATGAGGAACAGCCGTTTTTTCAGGTGTATCCCTGGTTGAACCAGACTGAGGACACCAAATACATTCTGTTTGACATGACGGGCCTGCAGTATATCAACAGTGCGGGGATTTCTCTGCTGATCCGGTTTGTCAGGGAAGCGCAGCAGCGCCAGCATTCCTCGTTTGCGTTTGGAGTATCCCCCCATTATCAGAAAATCTTTCGCATAGTCGGTTTGACTGCCTACATGGAGTTGTTTCCGGACGAGTACAGCGCCATGGAAACGCTCAATGCCCGAAGTTCCTTTGAACAGTAA
- a CDS encoding DUF2269 family protein: MFKLEKFPKTGAVLLLASGIGIMWMSNTGFQHGWLNVSLGLFVLLEILAIGIVPRKMKRIAECVLASTGERIPDGYENLVKEARPYLMSVHLLAALILVLMISKPF, from the coding sequence TTGTTTAAGCTTGAAAAATTCCCGAAAACAGGTGCAGTTCTGCTGCTGGCAAGCGGCATCGGAATCATGTGGATGTCCAACACCGGATTTCAACACGGATGGCTGAATGTCTCGCTTGGATTGTTTGTGTTGCTTGAGATCCTTGCAATTGGCATTGTCCCAAGAAAGATGAAACGGATCGCTGAATGTGTGCTGGCAAGCACCGGTGAGCGGATTCCGGACGGGTATGAAAACTTGGTGAAGGAAGCCCGCCCCTACCTGATGTCTGTACATTTGCTGGCTGCTCTGATCCTGGTTCTGATGATCAGCAAACCATTCTAG
- a CDS encoding copper amine oxidase N-terminal domain-containing protein, with protein MVRKKFWAAMLALAMVFSMILLPAPAKAAEQIQWGEVQKGVYDPLHPYTLLWSGDVLSQGGLNLKTMKYSSKSKEVDIVMNQYGDLGATGILELEGQDLEDPTDSDLAGYTNSVDMQQGKVYLIVLQDGSLAKIRIDRMTLPTKVYFSYVFEKQGGDNNQGSNDNQGGNQGTSGDEIPTYYFEEGSAIEISWKRYSNDSYYILYRSDNGADYVKLTDFNLYENSFVDKYALADHTYYYLIYSYDANNKYIGKVGPMRAIITKKSGSGGSGASSQIILQIGSYTARVNGVEKSLDVAPFILDGRTMVPIRFIGEALGAQIDYNAAEQRVTLTQNNGNTIMLWIDKSEASVNGKTVYMDVPAKVINGRTMVPIRFVSENFNQTVSFDSATQTITISGQGGSVPQNNGNNSSNNGVNTIDLSFFYGTWSLWTPGAAVGGQYSPGANAGYITIKSDGTYEWSSVLDGDLTGEWKKTGKSSEIMIMNGESEDNWTARKQDDGTIMVFDSVGVYHIGTRVTN; from the coding sequence ATGGTGAGAAAGAAGTTTTGGGCTGCCATGTTGGCGCTGGCAATGGTTTTTTCCATGATCCTGCTGCCGGCCCCGGCAAAAGCGGCCGAACAGATCCAATGGGGGGAAGTCCAAAAAGGGGTCTATGATCCGTTGCATCCCTACACCCTTTTGTGGTCGGGAGATGTGCTTTCGCAAGGCGGACTTAACCTGAAAACAATGAAGTATTCGAGCAAATCCAAAGAAGTGGATATTGTGATGAACCAGTATGGGGACTTGGGAGCCACCGGGATCCTTGAACTGGAGGGCCAGGACCTGGAAGATCCCACAGACAGCGATCTGGCCGGTTACACCAACAGTGTGGACATGCAACAGGGGAAAGTGTATCTGATAGTTCTGCAGGACGGGTCTTTGGCCAAGATTCGGATTGACCGGATGACCCTGCCGACCAAAGTCTATTTTTCCTATGTGTTTGAAAAGCAAGGCGGTGACAACAACCAGGGTTCCAACGACAACCAGGGCGGTAATCAAGGCACTTCAGGCGATGAGATTCCCACCTATTACTTCGAGGAAGGTTCCGCCATCGAAATTTCCTGGAAGCGCTACTCCAACGACAGTTACTACATTCTGTACCGTTCCGACAACGGTGCCGATTATGTGAAGCTGACCGACTTTAATCTGTACGAGAACAGTTTCGTCGACAAATACGCTCTGGCCGATCATACGTACTATTACCTGATCTACTCATATGACGCAAACAACAAGTATATTGGAAAAGTGGGCCCCATGCGCGCCATCATCACCAAGAAGTCCGGTAGCGGAGGCAGCGGTGCATCCTCCCAAATCATCCTTCAGATTGGCAGCTATACAGCCAGGGTCAACGGTGTGGAGAAGTCGCTGGATGTAGCTCCCTTTATCCTCGACGGCAGAACGATGGTTCCCATCCGGTTTATCGGGGAAGCGCTGGGTGCACAGATTGACTATAACGCTGCGGAGCAGCGGGTGACTCTGACGCAAAACAACGGGAACACCATCATGCTCTGGATCGACAAATCGGAAGCGAGTGTCAACGGGAAAACCGTATACATGGACGTACCGGCCAAGGTCATCAATGGCCGGACCATGGTGCCGATCCGCTTTGTGAGCGAAAACTTCAATCAAACGGTTTCGTTTGACAGTGCGACGCAAACCATCACCATCAGCGGCCAGGGTGGTTCCGTTCCGCAAAATAACGGCAACAACTCTTCCAACAATGGTGTCAACACAATCGATCTCAGCTTCTTTTACGGAACCTGGAGTCTCTGGACACCGGGTGCTGCAGTGGGAGGGCAATACTCGCCCGGTGCCAATGCTGGGTACATCACCATCAAAAGCGATGGAACCTATGAATGGTCCAGCGTTTTGGATGGCGATTTGACCGGCGAATGGAAGAAAACCGGGAAAAGCTCAGAAATCATGATCATGAACGGAGAAAGCGAAGATAATTGGACAGCCCGCAAGCAGGACGACGGAACCATTATGGTGTTCGATTCCGTAGGAGTTTATCACATCGGAACGAGGGTGACAAACTAA
- a CDS encoding ketopantoate reductase family protein, whose product MKVTVVGAGAVGGYFGGRLQEAGFDVTYLVREKRAQQLKETGLIIRSPFGDAELVPKTALAAEEIEACDLVILGVKNYHLKEAIESIRPLFEKGAKVLPLLNGIEHFDILQREFGEEAVLGGICQIISTLDREGRILHTNQMHEITFGPLTPGQEEFCRQLEEAVEGANMKLKLSKDVRVDMWSKYAFITAFSGVTTASRLPINEVLMHEPTLEVFRLALSEMRDLAGAKGVTLSERFADKTVDNMYRLPEGATSSMHQDFRKGLPLEVEYLQGAAVRIARQAGIEVPTVRTLYGLIKPYEYGGAK is encoded by the coding sequence ATGAAAGTGACAGTGGTGGGAGCCGGAGCGGTTGGCGGTTATTTCGGCGGAAGGCTGCAGGAAGCCGGGTTTGATGTTACATATCTGGTCCGGGAAAAAAGGGCCCAACAGCTTAAGGAGACCGGTCTTATCATCCGAAGCCCGTTTGGGGATGCGGAACTGGTCCCGAAGACGGCTCTTGCGGCAGAGGAGATTGAGGCGTGCGATCTGGTCATTCTCGGAGTGAAGAACTACCATTTGAAAGAAGCGATTGAATCGATTCGTCCGTTGTTTGAAAAGGGAGCCAAGGTGCTGCCCTTGCTGAACGGTATTGAACACTTTGACATTCTGCAGCGGGAGTTTGGAGAAGAAGCGGTGTTGGGGGGCATTTGCCAGATTATCTCAACCCTTGACCGGGAAGGAAGAATCCTTCATACCAATCAGATGCATGAAATCACTTTCGGGCCGTTGACTCCCGGGCAGGAAGAGTTCTGCCGCCAACTGGAAGAGGCGGTGGAAGGCGCAAACATGAAGCTGAAATTAAGCAAAGATGTTCGCGTTGACATGTGGAGCAAATATGCCTTTATCACGGCATTTTCCGGGGTGACTACCGCCAGCCGGCTGCCGATCAATGAAGTCCTGATGCATGAACCGACGCTGGAAGTATTCCGCCTGGCACTTTCGGAAATGCGGGATCTGGCAGGCGCGAAAGGAGTAACGCTTTCGGAGCGGTTTGCCGACAAGACGGTTGACAACATGTACCGGCTGCCGGAAGGGGCCACTTCATCCATGCACCAGGATTTCCGCAAAGGCCTGCCACTGGAAGTGGAATACCTTCAGGGAGCGGCAGTCCGGATTGCCCGGCAGGCCGGCATCGAAGTGCCGACCGTCAGGACCTTGTACGGTTTGATCAAGCCTTATGAATACGGGGGTGCCAAGTAG
- a CDS encoding pirin family protein codes for MIRIIRSNERYLAEHGWLTSRFSFSFAEYYDPANLSFGPMRVQNDDIIQPGTGFGMHPHKEMEIVTYVISGQLQHEDSTGNREVLRAGELQRMSAGTGIFHSEVNPSAEEPVHLLQMWFLPETRGLTPSYEQKGFDREARIDKLLPVVSNRQYDGNLHIHQDMTIYLSTLQAGSEINYTTQTDRRTHLFVIDGSLTLNGDKMAQGDAARIQQVADLHLATGTGAEFMLIDLP; via the coding sequence ATGATCCGCATCATCCGCTCCAATGAGCGTTATCTTGCAGAACACGGCTGGTTGACCAGCCGCTTCAGTTTCTCCTTTGCCGAATATTACGATCCGGCCAATCTGTCCTTCGGCCCCATGCGGGTGCAGAATGACGACATCATTCAACCCGGCACGGGCTTCGGCATGCATCCGCATAAGGAAATGGAGATTGTCACTTACGTCATCAGCGGCCAACTGCAGCATGAGGACAGCACCGGCAACCGGGAAGTGCTGCGGGCCGGCGAGCTTCAACGCATGAGTGCCGGAACGGGAATCTTTCATTCAGAAGTGAACCCGTCGGCGGAGGAGCCGGTTCACCTGCTGCAGATGTGGTTCTTGCCGGAGACCCGGGGACTCACCCCTTCTTACGAACAGAAAGGATTCGACCGGGAAGCGCGAATCGACAAACTGCTGCCTGTCGTCTCCAATCGCCAATATGACGGCAATCTTCACATTCATCAGGATATGACCATCTATCTGTCCACGCTGCAAGCCGGTTCCGAAATCAACTACACGACACAAACCGACCGCCGGACTCACCTGTTTGTAATTGACGGCTCACTGACATTGAACGGTGACAAAATGGCTCAAGGCGATGCGGCCAGAATCCAGCAGGTTGCAGACCTCCATCTGGCAACCGGTACAGGCGCTGAGTTTATGTTGATAGACCTGCCGTAG
- a CDS encoding winged helix-turn-helix transcriptional regulator, with the protein MDYTTMCPKYEAGIEILGKRWTGLLIRVLLGGPKRFRDIKEIVPEMSDKMLTERLKELEAAGIVVRNVYPETPVRVEYELTPKGMDLKNVVESIQAWSEKWI; encoded by the coding sequence ATGGATTACACAACGATGTGCCCAAAGTACGAAGCCGGAATTGAGATACTTGGCAAACGCTGGACCGGTTTGCTGATCCGGGTTCTGTTGGGCGGCCCCAAGCGGTTTCGGGACATCAAGGAAATTGTTCCCGAAATGAGCGATAAAATGCTGACGGAACGTCTCAAGGAACTGGAGGCTGCCGGAATTGTCGTTCGCAACGTATATCCCGAGACACCGGTGCGGGTGGAGTATGAACTTACCCCCAAAGGAATGGACTTGAAGAACGTCGTTGAATCGATCCAGGCCTGGTCGGAAAAATGGATTTGA
- the gatC gene encoding Asp-tRNA(Asn)/Glu-tRNA(Gln) amidotransferase subunit GatC has product MSITTQDVAHVANLARLALTDNEMEQYTNQLNKILQHAEELQKLDLENVQPTSHVLPIHNVMREDKSRVWLTNEQALANAPDKDAGQFRVPAVMEG; this is encoded by the coding sequence ATGTCCATAACGACCCAAGATGTGGCGCACGTCGCGAATCTGGCGCGGCTTGCCCTGACGGATAACGAAATGGAGCAATATACGAATCAGTTGAACAAGATCCTCCAGCATGCGGAAGAACTGCAGAAACTCGATCTGGAGAACGTACAGCCCACCAGCCACGTGCTGCCGATCCACAATGTGATGCGGGAGGACAAGTCCCGTGTGTGGCTCACCAACGAGCAGGCACTGGCAAATGCACCGGACAAGGATGCGGGCCAGTTCCGGGTACCGGCTGTGATGGAGGGATAA
- the gatA gene encoding Asp-tRNA(Asn)/Glu-tRNA(Gln) amidotransferase subunit GatA, whose product MSILDVSIRDLHTKIRDKEIKPSELTEVALQRIEETDGTIKAYLTVTAEEAMARAKKLDNLPEGNLPLLYGIPGALKDNMCTEGVRTTCASQILANYIPPYTATAVAKLEEHNYVLVGKTNMDEFAMGSSTENSSFFKTANPWDPERVPGGSSGGSAATVAAGHVPFALGSDTGGSVRQPASYCGVVGLKPTYGRVSRFGLVAFASSLDQIGPIARNVEDAATVLQAVAGYDKMDSTSANVEVPDYLAALTGDIKGLRIGMPKEYFAEGLDPEVAARVREAIQTLESLGAVVEEVTLPHTQYAVSTYYLIAPAEASSNLARYDGVRYGVRVEDAEALLDMYKKTRAQGFGPEVKRRIMLGTYALSSGYYDAYYLRAQKVRTLIKQDFDKVFERFDVVVSPTAPTVAFKSGEKIDDPMTMYLNDIYTIPVNLAGLPGISVPCGLAQGMPVGLQIIGKAFDESTLLKVAHAYEQQAKLDLRPALAGGVRA is encoded by the coding sequence ATGAGCATACTGGACGTATCGATTCGTGATTTGCACACAAAGATTCGCGACAAGGAGATCAAGCCTTCCGAACTGACGGAAGTCGCCCTCCAGCGAATTGAGGAAACGGACGGAACCATCAAAGCGTACCTGACCGTAACCGCTGAAGAGGCTATGGCCCGCGCGAAAAAACTGGACAATCTGCCAGAAGGAAACCTGCCTTTGTTATACGGAATCCCAGGCGCCTTGAAGGACAACATGTGTACCGAGGGTGTAAGAACCACCTGTGCCAGCCAGATTCTTGCCAATTACATTCCGCCTTATACCGCCACTGCTGTGGCGAAACTGGAAGAACATAACTACGTTCTGGTCGGAAAAACCAACATGGACGAATTTGCGATGGGTTCCTCGACGGAGAATTCTTCCTTTTTCAAAACGGCGAATCCCTGGGATCCGGAACGGGTGCCGGGCGGTTCCTCCGGCGGTTCGGCTGCCACTGTCGCTGCGGGGCATGTTCCGTTTGCGCTTGGTTCTGACACCGGCGGCTCCGTGCGTCAACCGGCTTCCTATTGCGGGGTGGTAGGCCTTAAACCCACTTATGGCCGTGTATCCCGCTTCGGATTGGTGGCGTTTGCCTCCTCCCTGGATCAAATCGGCCCCATTGCCCGGAATGTGGAAGACGCAGCAACCGTACTCCAAGCGGTTGCCGGCTATGACAAGATGGATTCCACATCGGCCAATGTGGAAGTTCCCGATTATCTGGCCGCTTTGACCGGGGACATCAAGGGGCTCCGCATCGGGATGCCGAAGGAATATTTTGCGGAAGGACTCGATCCGGAAGTGGCGGCACGGGTGAGAGAAGCGATCCAAACGCTGGAATCCCTTGGTGCCGTTGTTGAAGAGGTAACACTTCCGCACACCCAATATGCTGTTTCCACTTACTACCTGATCGCACCGGCAGAAGCTTCTTCCAACCTGGCCCGCTATGACGGGGTCCGTTACGGGGTCCGCGTGGAAGATGCGGAGGCCCTGTTGGATATGTACAAGAAGACACGGGCCCAGGGCTTCGGTCCGGAAGTGAAGCGCCGGATCATGCTGGGCACTTACGCTTTGTCCTCCGGCTATTACGATGCGTATTATCTGCGGGCGCAAAAAGTCCGTACCCTGATCAAGCAGGATTTTGACAAAGTGTTTGAGCGGTTTGACGTGGTCGTGTCGCCGACAGCTCCGACTGTGGCTTTCAAGTCCGGAGAGAAAATCGACGACCCCATGACCATGTACCTGAATGATATCTATACGATACCCGTGAACCTGGCAGGGCTTCCCGGAATCTCGGTGCCGTGCGGTTTGGCGCAAGGAATGCCTGTCGGGCTCCAGATTATCGGCAAAGCATTCGATGAGTCCACTCTCTTGAAGGTGGCTCATGCATATGAGCAGCAGGCGAAGTTGGATCTCCGTCCTGCATTGGCAGGAGGTGTACGGGCATGA